In a single window of the Streptomyces sp. CGMCC 4.7035 genome:
- a CDS encoding pyridoxamine 5'-phosphate oxidase family protein, producing the protein MAVKEPTLEEVEKSVCELLQNEPVCTLATLAADGYPSTAAMHFAPDGLIIYMHTFVYTRKLAHIRRDPRVSYSVHYDPPGGYDERTESRSIQVQGRGYVVTDPEEIARAVDVSMRKSRHEAQDTLLNNVKPPEAQGQQVLLRVEAVQALWADFRVRLLWRQMLEFGSDGRSLTGMQPYDTVIGRRTK; encoded by the coding sequence ATGGCCGTCAAAGAGCCGACGCTGGAAGAGGTCGAGAAGTCGGTGTGCGAACTGCTACAGAACGAACCCGTCTGCACGCTCGCGACTCTCGCTGCCGACGGCTACCCGTCCACGGCGGCGATGCACTTCGCGCCCGACGGGCTGATCATCTACATGCACACGTTCGTCTACACCCGAAAACTCGCGCACATCCGGCGCGACCCGCGCGTCAGCTATTCGGTCCACTACGACCCGCCGGGCGGATACGACGAGCGCACCGAAAGTCGCTCGATCCAGGTGCAGGGCCGCGGATACGTGGTCACCGACCCGGAGGAGATCGCCCGAGCCGTCGACGTCAGCATGCGCAAGTCCCGGCACGAGGCGCAGGACACCTTGCTGAACAACGTGAAACCGCCCGAGGCGCAAGGTCAACAGGTGTTGCTGCGCGTCGAAGCCGTACAGGCCCTGTGGGCGGACTTCCGGGTACGCCTGTTGTGGCGCCAGATGCTGGAGTTCGGCTCGGACGGGCGAAGCCTCACCGGAATGCAGCCATACGACACCGTCATCGGACGAAGGACCAAGTGA
- a CDS encoding cupin domain-containing protein, whose translation MTEAQAPAASAGQAEVSAAEKQLYEDFNRLGLIPLWTEREDLMPMTPAPQATAHIWHWDDLYPVAARAGDLIPVGRGGERRAIAVSNPGLPGLPYATPTLWAAIQYLGPNEVAPAHRHSQNAFRFVLEGEGVWTVVDGDPVAMRRGDLLLTPGWQFHGHHNPHPQPMAWLDGLDIPFVSGTDTGFFEFGEDGVTDRSTPRRSRSERVWGHPGLRPLSAMAKDTPNSPLAAYRWEHTDAALTAQLEVAAEGHPSVLAEPGHAAVRFSNPTTGADALTTLRTEMHRVAAGHRTAAVRETGSSVWQVFDGSGAITLDGKRTDVVRGDIIAVPSWCEVAIEARTDLDLFRFSDAPIFERLNLARRECS comes from the coding sequence GTGACCGAAGCGCAGGCACCCGCGGCGTCTGCCGGACAGGCCGAAGTCTCCGCCGCGGAGAAGCAGTTGTACGAGGACTTCAACCGGCTCGGGCTGATCCCGCTGTGGACCGAGCGCGAGGACCTCATGCCGATGACGCCTGCGCCGCAGGCCACCGCGCACATCTGGCATTGGGACGACCTGTACCCGGTGGCCGCCCGCGCGGGCGATCTCATCCCCGTGGGACGCGGCGGGGAGCGGCGCGCCATCGCCGTGTCCAACCCGGGCCTGCCCGGGCTCCCGTACGCGACTCCCACTCTGTGGGCGGCCATCCAGTACCTCGGCCCGAACGAGGTCGCGCCGGCCCACCGGCACAGTCAGAACGCGTTCCGGTTCGTCCTCGAGGGCGAAGGTGTGTGGACGGTCGTCGACGGTGATCCCGTGGCCATGCGCAGGGGCGATCTTCTGCTCACGCCGGGATGGCAGTTCCACGGGCACCACAATCCGCACCCTCAGCCGATGGCCTGGCTGGACGGTCTGGACATCCCGTTCGTGTCCGGCACCGACACCGGTTTCTTCGAGTTCGGCGAGGACGGGGTGACCGATCGGTCGACCCCGCGCCGTTCCCGCTCCGAGCGCGTGTGGGGGCACCCGGGCCTGCGTCCGCTCTCCGCGATGGCGAAGGACACGCCCAACTCACCATTGGCCGCCTATCGTTGGGAACACACCGACGCGGCGCTGACGGCTCAGCTCGAAGTCGCCGCCGAAGGACACCCCTCGGTCCTGGCGGAACCCGGCCATGCCGCCGTGCGCTTCAGCAACCCCACCACGGGGGCCGACGCACTGACCACACTGCGCACCGAGATGCACCGCGTCGCCGCCGGGCACCGCACCGCGGCCGTCCGCGAGACCGGGTCGAGCGTGTGGCAGGTCTTCGACGGGTCCGGCGCCATCACCCTCGACGGAAAGCGCACCGACGTCGTACGCGGCGACATCATCGCCGTGCCGTCGTGGTGCGAGGTCGCCATCGAGGCCCGCACCGACCTGGACCTCTTCCGGTTCAGCGACGCCCCCATCTTCGAACGTCTCAACCTCGCCCGCAGGGAGTGCTCATGA
- a CDS encoding MFS transporter, with product MSHTTPPAASRELVEKPERVLRRPLLITLALIWPAQLLAVVGSLSGNAQPQIAQHFHTTNIEWFTQTFVLVSIAAVPFAMRCGEIFGKRRVMLILATAGITGDAITVLAPNYPIMLVGRSIAGLYGPVVALVMASVRDLFPPKRVAAAYGTITGSIGVAHILSPLLAGQLLDRYGWQSALWALTISTALAAACVALVPETPRTATTAKFDWLGGLLLGGGVGVIVWGVGKGDAWGWSDLRTLGCIGGGLLALVLFILVELRAEHPVVNVRMFKRRSVAAVLAGPSLVQGVFFVSPVVLTFLALYPAIPHASDGLGWTMTHTAVVGIPAGVITTAAGVAAGLLLRRVGVRALWFSSAAVLATGFVLAGLFHGSAGEIIGTGTLIGVGGGMMVAAVGSMIVSVVTAEEQAAANGLGALLYQATGVITYQILFVVLDRHSTVMRGTAFYLDEGYRNAYFVLAVLVGIGMLLALAMPRIERPDQALSG from the coding sequence GTGTCTCACACGACTCCGCCCGCCGCGTCCCGCGAGCTTGTCGAGAAGCCGGAACGCGTCCTCCGAAGACCGCTGCTGATCACCTTGGCGCTGATCTGGCCTGCTCAACTGCTCGCCGTCGTGGGCTCGCTCAGCGGCAACGCCCAACCCCAAATCGCCCAGCACTTCCACACCACGAACATCGAATGGTTCACCCAGACCTTCGTGCTGGTCTCGATCGCAGCCGTGCCCTTCGCGATGCGGTGCGGCGAGATCTTCGGGAAACGCCGCGTCATGCTCATTCTGGCCACCGCCGGGATCACCGGTGACGCCATCACGGTGCTCGCGCCGAACTACCCGATCATGCTGGTCGGACGCAGCATCGCCGGCCTGTACGGCCCTGTGGTCGCCCTGGTCATGGCGTCGGTACGGGACCTCTTCCCGCCGAAGCGCGTCGCGGCCGCGTACGGCACCATCACCGGTTCGATCGGCGTCGCCCACATTCTCAGCCCGCTTCTGGCCGGCCAACTCCTGGACCGCTACGGCTGGCAGTCCGCGCTCTGGGCTCTGACCATATCGACCGCTTTGGCGGCCGCCTGCGTCGCGCTGGTCCCCGAAACGCCCCGCACCGCGACGACAGCGAAGTTCGACTGGCTCGGCGGGCTGCTGCTCGGCGGGGGCGTGGGCGTCATCGTCTGGGGGGTCGGCAAGGGCGACGCGTGGGGATGGAGCGACCTACGCACGCTCGGCTGCATCGGCGGCGGGCTGCTGGCGCTGGTGTTGTTCATCCTCGTCGAGCTGCGGGCTGAGCACCCCGTCGTGAACGTACGCATGTTCAAGCGGCGTTCGGTTGCCGCCGTGCTCGCCGGCCCGTCGCTCGTGCAGGGCGTGTTCTTCGTGTCCCCGGTGGTGCTGACCTTCCTCGCGTTGTATCCCGCCATCCCGCACGCGTCCGACGGACTGGGCTGGACGATGACGCACACCGCTGTCGTGGGTATCCCCGCCGGCGTCATCACCACCGCGGCAGGCGTGGCCGCGGGCCTGCTGCTGCGCCGAGTCGGGGTGCGCGCACTGTGGTTCTCCAGCGCCGCGGTTCTCGCGACGGGCTTCGTCCTTGCGGGGCTGTTCCACGGCAGCGCCGGAGAGATCATCGGCACCGGTACCCTGATCGGCGTCGGCGGCGGCATGATGGTCGCCGCGGTCGGCTCGATGATCGTTTCCGTGGTCACGGCAGAAGAACAGGCCGCGGCCAACGGCTTGGGCGCACTGCTTTACCAGGCGACCGGCGTGATCACCTACCAGATCCTGTTCGTCGTCCTCGACCGCCACTCGACGGTCATGCGGGGTACCGCGTTCTACCTCGACGAGGGCTACCGCAACGCGTACTTCGTTCTCGCGGTGCTCGTCGGTATCGGGATGCTGCTGGCCTTGGCCATGCCCAGGATCGAGCGACCGGACCAGGCTCTCTCCGGCTGA
- a CDS encoding MBL fold metallo-hydrolase, whose amino-acid sequence MKITHFGHACVLVEIQRNGSTARLLFDPGTYSNGFEDVRDLEAVLITHEHPDHVDVERLGPLLGANPAARLIADPGSSTLLREAGLQHEIVGKDDTVTVAEVPIQVLAGDHAVIHPQLPCTHNNGYLVDGRLLHPGDAFALPPQPVDVLLLPTGGPWMKVSEAIDYLRAVAPRIAIPIHQAGLAPVHQQLHQQLFRNLGPAQCSVQVLEQGTATAV is encoded by the coding sequence ATGAAGATCACACATTTCGGACACGCCTGCGTACTGGTCGAGATCCAGCGCAACGGCAGTACCGCCCGGCTGCTGTTCGATCCGGGCACCTACTCGAACGGCTTCGAGGACGTACGCGACCTCGAAGCCGTATTGATCACGCACGAGCACCCTGACCATGTCGACGTCGAGCGCCTGGGACCGCTGCTCGGTGCGAACCCCGCGGCCCGGCTGATCGCAGACCCGGGCAGCAGCACGCTGCTGCGGGAAGCCGGTCTGCAGCACGAGATCGTCGGCAAGGACGACACCGTCACCGTCGCCGAAGTGCCGATCCAGGTGCTGGCCGGCGATCACGCGGTCATTCATCCCCAACTGCCCTGCACCCACAACAACGGCTACCTGGTCGACGGCCGGCTCCTCCACCCCGGAGACGCCTTCGCTCTCCCGCCGCAGCCGGTGGACGTACTGCTGCTGCCGACCGGCGGGCCGTGGATGAAGGTGAGCGAGGCGATCGACTACCTGCGTGCCGTGGCCCCTCGCATCGCGATCCCCATCCACCAGGCAGGACTTGCACCCGTCCATCAGCAGCTGCACCAGCAGCTGTTCCGCAATCTGGGCCCCGCGCAGTGCAGCGTCCAGGTTCTGGAGCAGGGTACGGCGACCGCTGTGTGA
- a CDS encoding class II aldolase/adducin family protein: MKEEIDETVRASRALAAAGLTDMVWGHAAVRDPESDGVWMKASGWGFEEIGAERVLLVSRAGEVLHGEGKRHIEYPIHTEIMARRPEVGCVVHLHAPALSAFASLDVPLRPISHDGTVFCDPQVPRFTRTGALIATAELGKALADALGDAPACLMPQHGAVTVGPDAGTAVMYAVLLERACRTQLMAMAAGGPKVWSDDEEAAFKREQIWNPTQLGAGWNYLGRLSKRTFS; encoded by the coding sequence ATGAAAGAAGAGATCGACGAGACCGTACGGGCCAGCCGCGCCCTGGCCGCCGCCGGCCTGACCGACATGGTGTGGGGACACGCCGCCGTTCGCGACCCGGAGAGCGACGGCGTCTGGATGAAGGCCTCCGGCTGGGGGTTCGAGGAGATCGGCGCCGAGCGGGTGCTGCTGGTCAGCCGCGCGGGCGAGGTCCTCCACGGAGAGGGCAAGCGGCACATCGAGTACCCGATCCACACCGAGATCATGGCGCGGCGCCCGGAGGTCGGCTGTGTCGTGCACCTGCACGCACCAGCCCTGAGCGCCTTCGCCTCGCTCGACGTACCGCTGCGGCCCATCTCCCACGACGGCACCGTGTTCTGCGACCCGCAGGTGCCGCGCTTCACCAGGACCGGCGCGCTCATCGCCACCGCGGAACTCGGCAAGGCGCTCGCCGACGCGCTCGGCGACGCGCCCGCGTGCCTCATGCCGCAGCACGGCGCCGTCACGGTCGGCCCCGACGCCGGGACCGCCGTGATGTACGCCGTCCTGCTGGAGCGGGCGTGTCGTACGCAGCTCATGGCCATGGCCGCCGGTGGGCCGAAGGTGTGGTCCGACGACGAGGAGGCGGCCTTCAAGCGCGAGCAGATCTGGAATCCCACTCAGCTCGGCGCCGGCTGGAACTATCTGGGACGCCTCTCGAAAAGGACCTTCTCGTGA
- a CDS encoding fumarylacetoacetate hydrolase family protein, whose product MKLATIRTGTGTAAVRIDETEAVETGHPDVGALLAEDGWRELAATADGARHALDGLDYAPVVPRPQKIFCVGLNYRSHILEMGRELPQYPTLFAKFPAVLIGAYDDIVLPAASQAMDWEGEMAVVIGARARNVTEEQADGHIAGYAVLNDVTARDWQYRTKEWLQGKNFEATTPFGPVLVTSDEAGSGSRTLTTEVDGETKQQADTGDLVFEAAALVSYLSTIITLEPGDVIATGTPGGVGQARAPKEYLGDGTVLTTRIEGLGECRNHCVQEKPHDA is encoded by the coding sequence ATGAAGCTCGCCACCATCCGCACCGGCACCGGCACGGCCGCCGTCCGTATCGACGAGACGGAAGCGGTCGAGACCGGTCACCCGGACGTCGGCGCGCTGCTCGCCGAGGACGGCTGGCGTGAGCTGGCCGCGACCGCCGACGGTGCCCGGCACGCCCTGGACGGGCTCGACTACGCGCCGGTCGTGCCTCGCCCTCAGAAGATCTTCTGCGTGGGCCTCAACTACCGGTCCCACATCCTCGAGATGGGCCGAGAGCTGCCCCAGTACCCCACGCTCTTCGCCAAGTTCCCCGCCGTCCTGATCGGCGCCTACGACGACATCGTGCTGCCGGCGGCGTCGCAGGCCATGGACTGGGAGGGCGAGATGGCGGTCGTCATCGGAGCGCGGGCCCGCAACGTCACCGAGGAGCAGGCCGACGGGCACATCGCGGGATACGCCGTCCTCAACGACGTCACGGCCCGGGACTGGCAGTACCGCACCAAGGAGTGGCTGCAGGGCAAGAACTTCGAGGCCACCACACCGTTCGGACCCGTCCTGGTGACCTCCGACGAGGCAGGCTCCGGCTCCCGCACCCTCACCACCGAGGTCGACGGGGAGACCAAGCAGCAGGCCGACACCGGCGACCTGGTCTTCGAGGCCGCGGCCCTGGTGTCCTACCTGTCGACGATCATCACGCTGGAGCCCGGGGACGTCATCGCCACCGGCACTCCCGGCGGTGTCGGCCAGGCCCGTGCGCCCAAGGAGTACCTCGGCGACGGCACCGTACTCACCACCCGGATCGAAGGCCTCGGCGAGTGCCGCAACCACTGCGTCCAGGAGAAGCCCCATGACGCGTGA
- a CDS encoding MFS transporter, with protein sequence MPIGSIGLSVLGDRGHLRAVTIGGFLVGAAALLALSTHQPRPLLLLLSAVAGVGSMGTQSLVVACMAAHHPPALHGTGMGFTLGLGRAGAIVGPSYLASAVALFTSPRAGFYAFAVPAGLGALAVLLLSRSRDHATGSAVTLAGLEPLREVT encoded by the coding sequence GTGCCAATCGGCAGCATCGGCCTGTCCGTGCTCGGCGACAGGGGGCATCTGCGCGCCGTCACCATCGGCGGATTCCTGGTCGGAGCAGCAGCTCTCCTGGCCCTGAGCACCCATCAGCCGAGGCCGCTGCTCCTCCTGCTTTCCGCGGTGGCGGGAGTAGGCTCGATGGGCACACAGAGCCTCGTGGTTGCTTGCATGGCAGCGCACCATCCGCCCGCGCTGCACGGCACCGGGATGGGGTTCACGCTCGGGCTGGGCCGCGCGGGGGCCATCGTCGGCCCCTCGTATCTGGCATCCGCCGTCGCGCTGTTCACATCGCCGAGGGCCGGCTTCTACGCCTTCGCTGTCCCTGCTGGGCTCGGAGCGCTCGCCGTCCTCCTCCTTTCCCGCAGCCGTGACCATGCCACCGGGAGCGCCGTCACGCTGGCCGGCCTCGAGCCGCTCCGCGAAGTCACCTGA
- a CDS encoding indolepyruvate ferredoxin oxidoreductase subunit alpha → MGYVINDKCINELDGSCVDVCPVDSIYEGLTKRYINPTECIDCGACLPECPVDAIATPKKADPTWAQDNAEFFSVTLPGKDAPLESPGGAYGTGPIGVDTPLVANWNKE, encoded by the coding sequence ATGGGTTACGTGATCAACGACAAGTGCATCAACGAACTCGACGGCTCCTGCGTCGACGTGTGCCCCGTGGACAGCATCTACGAGGGACTCACCAAGCGCTACATCAATCCCACCGAATGCATCGACTGCGGGGCCTGCCTGCCCGAGTGCCCGGTCGACGCCATCGCCACGCCCAAGAAGGCCGACCCCACCTGGGCCCAGGACAACGCCGAGTTCTTCTCGGTGACCCTGCCCGGGAAGGACGCCCCGCTGGAGAGCCCCGGCGGCGCGTACGGAACCGGCCCCATCGGAGTGGACACCCCACTCGTCGCCAACTGGAACAAGGAGTGA
- a CDS encoding maleylpyruvate isomerase family mycothiol-dependent enzyme — protein MTREAASRPLLFKWLDEGTSVLRGQIDGADEAWVTAPSTLPGWTIAHLLTHLARNADALNNLVTWAATGVETLMYPHGAAGRLRDIEEGAHRAPQVILKDVRDSAVRLQQSLDEMPDAAWTRTVRTAQGRLVDAALIPWLRIREVWIHLVDLGTGITFAALPEDLATALLPDVVATLVRHDDCPAMIVRAEPGGLSLTTRPNEPLATTTDVKGSTAELLGWLTGRTTGNGLTASPPALPTLPAWL, from the coding sequence ATGACGCGTGAGGCCGCCTCTCGTCCTCTTCTGTTCAAGTGGCTGGACGAGGGGACGAGTGTGCTGCGCGGCCAAATCGACGGGGCCGACGAGGCATGGGTGACCGCCCCGTCCACGCTGCCCGGCTGGACCATTGCTCACCTGCTCACTCACCTGGCACGCAACGCCGACGCTCTCAACAACCTGGTCACCTGGGCCGCCACGGGCGTGGAGACGCTCATGTATCCCCACGGCGCGGCGGGGCGTCTGCGTGACATCGAGGAAGGCGCTCACCGGGCCCCGCAGGTGATCCTCAAGGACGTCCGCGACAGCGCCGTCCGGCTCCAGCAGTCCCTCGACGAGATGCCGGACGCCGCCTGGACCCGTACAGTGCGCACCGCCCAGGGACGCCTCGTGGATGCGGCCCTCATCCCCTGGTTGCGGATCCGGGAGGTGTGGATCCATCTCGTCGATCTGGGCACCGGCATCACGTTCGCCGCACTGCCCGAGGATCTGGCCACAGCCCTGCTACCGGACGTCGTCGCCACACTGGTCCGGCACGATGACTGCCCGGCCATGATCGTCCGTGCCGAGCCGGGCGGACTCTCGTTGACGACAAGGCCCAACGAGCCCCTCGCCACCACGACCGACGTGAAGGGATCCACCGCGGAGTTGCTTGGCTGGCTCACCGGCCGCACCACCGGCAACGGCCTGACCGCCTCGCCACCCGCCCTGCCGACACTGCCCGCGTGGCTGTAA
- a CDS encoding FAD-dependent monooxygenase, producing the protein MRHVPLLIIGGGIGGMATGLALAQAGFEVHIVEQAPEFAEIGAGIQLAPNAMRILDSLGVLDAIDEVAVRPRNLVFMHADTGKHLTTIDFGAAFRERYGQSYSVLHRGDLLDVLLAACREHPKVTLENNRQVVDIEDHTTTAVVHFSDGESYRTDALIGADGLKSRTRQLLSDDRPITDAYVAYRGALPMNQIALPVEQDDEIIWIGPNRHLVQYPIRRGELYNQVAVFRSSQYTPEIEHTDQWGGPDELEQAFATSCEQVRASVKMFNTSRRWPMYDREPLDNWTRGRITLLGDAAHPMFQYLAQGACQAIEDAECLARQLTKHSGDIDEAFAAYQAERIPRTALVQRVARGWGQVWHAENGSTISALRDRVFGRRSADDYTDLDWLYQAFAA; encoded by the coding sequence GTGCGACACGTCCCACTGCTCATCATCGGAGGCGGCATAGGTGGCATGGCCACCGGCCTGGCCCTCGCGCAGGCCGGCTTCGAAGTTCATATCGTCGAGCAGGCACCTGAGTTCGCCGAGATCGGCGCGGGCATCCAGCTCGCCCCGAACGCCATGCGGATCCTCGACTCCCTCGGCGTCCTCGACGCCATCGACGAGGTGGCCGTACGCCCGCGCAATCTGGTGTTCATGCACGCCGACACCGGCAAGCACCTGACGACGATCGACTTCGGTGCCGCCTTCCGCGAGCGCTACGGGCAGTCGTACAGCGTGCTGCACCGCGGCGACCTGCTCGACGTCCTGCTTGCCGCCTGCCGCGAGCACCCCAAGGTCACCCTGGAGAACAACCGCCAGGTCGTCGACATCGAGGACCACACCACCACCGCCGTCGTCCACTTCTCCGACGGTGAGAGCTACCGCACCGACGCCCTGATCGGCGCCGACGGCCTGAAGTCCCGCACCCGGCAGCTCCTCTCCGACGACCGTCCCATCACGGACGCGTACGTCGCCTACCGCGGTGCGCTGCCCATGAACCAGATCGCCTTGCCCGTCGAGCAGGACGACGAGATCATCTGGATCGGCCCCAACAGGCACCTGGTCCAGTACCCGATCCGGCGCGGCGAGCTCTACAACCAGGTCGCCGTCTTCCGCAGCTCCCAGTACACGCCGGAGATCGAACACACCGACCAGTGGGGCGGGCCGGACGAACTCGAGCAGGCCTTCGCCACGTCATGCGAGCAGGTCCGCGCATCAGTGAAGATGTTCAACACGTCCAGGCGCTGGCCGATGTACGACCGAGAGCCCCTGGACAACTGGACCCGCGGGCGCATCACCCTGCTCGGCGACGCCGCACACCCCATGTTCCAGTACCTGGCCCAGGGGGCCTGCCAGGCCATCGAGGACGCCGAATGCCTGGCCCGGCAGCTGACCAAGCACAGCGGCGACATCGATGAGGCCTTCGCCGCCTACCAGGCGGAACGGATCCCCCGCACCGCGCTCGTGCAGCGCGTCGCCCGCGGCTGGGGCCAGGTCTGGCACGCCGAGAACGGCTCCACGATCTCGGCCTTGCGCGACCGCGTCTTCGGACGCCGCAGCGCCGACGACTACACCGACCTGGACTGGCTGTACCAGGCGTTCGCCGCCTGA
- a CDS encoding RidA family protein, which translates to MTRTVITTDNAPSLPAPLSQGIRKGPVLQVSGQLPFDPDTGEVVGTTVAEQTAQTLRNLTAVLKAGGAGLEDVVMLRVYLTDPAHLAEMNEAYAAAVGEPFPARTTVYMQLPPGLLVEIDALAVLDD; encoded by the coding sequence ATGACCAGAACCGTCATCACCACCGACAACGCACCCTCCCTGCCCGCCCCGCTGTCCCAGGGCATCCGCAAGGGCCCCGTCCTGCAGGTCTCCGGGCAGCTCCCCTTCGACCCGGACACCGGCGAGGTCGTCGGCACCACGGTCGCCGAGCAGACCGCGCAGACCCTGCGCAACCTCACCGCCGTACTCAAGGCGGGCGGCGCGGGCCTGGAGGACGTCGTGATGCTCCGCGTGTACCTCACCGATCCCGCCCACCTGGCCGAGATGAACGAGGCGTACGCGGCGGCCGTCGGCGAGCCCTTCCCCGCCCGCACCACCGTCTACATGCAGCTTCCGCCGGGACTGCTCGTGGAGATCGATGCCCTGGCAGTGCTGGACGACTGA